The following DNA comes from Methanomassiliicoccales archaeon.
AATTATTAATAAATATTTTTCAGGTATTCCGAGAAACGGAATTTTGATGCACCGAACTGAAGAACACCGGCCGATCCCGTTCACACCGCCGGTTCTACATAGCCCCCGAAGGTGATACTGTCGCTCCCGCTGAAGCTGATGATGATCAGATTGAGCTGGTTGAAGCCTTCGAATATCTCCTGCCCGCCCACCGGTCCTACCGCCCCTACCAGGGTATCACCTTGATCGATGAAAGTGATGGGGTTCCATGTTAGGCTGATCCAGTCGAAATAGTAGGCTTCCGCGTTTTCGATGGATATCCCTGGTTGGGTTACGTAGAACTTGAGGACCGCTCTCTCCTCGTCCATCAATCCCCGCATCCTGATGCCGGTGTCGTACTCGATCCCGTTTATCACGTTGTTCGTGAGGCTGGGGTGCTCATCGGTCCCGCCCAGGCCATTGGTGTTCACCTGCTCGAAGGTGATGGTGGCCATGATCACTGGCTCATCCACATCTGGTACCAATTTGTCGTTCAGCGCTCCGGCAGCCAGATAAGCTGTGGATACCAGGACGACCATCAATATCAACGATATGACGATACATTTCTGACCATTGATGACCTTCATTACCCTAACTCCCCGAAATTGATAGATAGAACATGAGCTCGATGAAATTCAGTCTCTGTTCAGCAATCAAATTTATTTTGGATATATAGAATATTCCCTTCATTTTTATAGATCGGACGATAGCATCAGGTCCAATGCCAGTTTCAAAGCAAGGTCGGACGCCTCCTCCTTGATCCGCTCCCGATCTCCGTCATTATCGATACGGAACGTTTCCCTCTTGCCTTTGTAATCTAGGCCGATGAACACCAATCCCACCGGTTTGGTCTCGCTTGCGCCCCCTGGGCCAGCTATCCCGGTGACGGATATGCCTACATCCGCCCCGAAGGCCTTGCGCACTCCTGCGGCCATCTCCGCGGCGCACACTGAGCTGACCGCACCGTACGTTCCTAGCACTTCC
Coding sequences within:
- a CDS encoding nicotinamide-nucleotide amidohydrolase family protein encodes the protein MPEIELLTALRQKRLTIAVAESCTGGRICDKLTNVPGSSDVFLGGVVAYSNDSKVKLLGVSLEVLGTYGAVSSVCAAEMAAGVRKAFGADVGISVTGIAGPGGASETKPVGLVFIGLDYKGKRETFRIDNDGDRERIKEEASDLALKLALDLMLSSDL